In Crateriforma spongiae, a single genomic region encodes these proteins:
- a CDS encoding transposase domain-containing protein, with amino-acid sequence MTVIVSAVRNDLDVHAYLEDVLRRILAGETG; translated from the coding sequence ATGACGGTGATCGTCAGCGCGGTCCGCAATGACCTGGACGTGCATGCCTACTTGGAGGATGTACTGCGTCGGATCTTGGCAGGCGAAACCGGCTGA